DNA sequence from the Salvia splendens isolate huo1 unplaced genomic scaffold, SspV2 ctg245, whole genome shotgun sequence genome:
AACTAAAATGGCAGCAAAAACATATATACACTATCTTAAACAAAAATACCAGTGACATAAAATCACAAACTATAAATTATGCATCAATTTTTGTGTGGTATTTCTAGAAGCGAAGAGATTAATCTTTGTTTCCTCTGTAAGAATTTCCAAACTTGACTACATTAAACCTGAGTTGGTTGAATCTAACCCCATTAATTGAATCTGTTAATGTGTTAAAAGGCTTTGATTAACGCAGGATATAGGCCACAGGGTCTGGTTCCGTTTTCTGATTCGGTGATCACCAACCATGTCAATAAACAACAGACAAAACTTAAAGGATATTTGCTCAACTCCTGCAGCTCCATGCTTTCTTTTATAACTGACTCCAGAAGCATTGCTTTTCTTTTCAAATTACTAAGCTCTTCTTGGAGCTGCACAAACACCATTATTTTGTTCAGAGGGATATCTCTCAATTTCTAATTAGGCATCAGAATTGGTGATATCAAAAGCTCTACCATGCTGCACATCTCTTTTTCAGCTTTGTACTGTTGTTCCTCCTGGTCACTATGCAACACCATTTGCGCAAGTTCATTCTTAAGAGCCAATCTGGCTTGTTCGCCATCTTGCTTGTGTGTGATTAATGGTCCTGCTTCTGAGTGATACCATAATTACATAATACCACTAAAACGATGATGATAAACAAGTGTTTAAAAGCTCTGAAAATAGGAATCAACTAGACTATTACTGAAGCTATCAATATCCAGGAGTCATCAACATCCATTCATCAATTACTAACTTAGTAAACTTGATTTAATATTCTTCTAAACTTTTTATTCAACAAATCATATATAATGGAATTTGACTTATATACATAATTGCAAATAATTTCCAGTATATATATGACACATACCTCCGGTAGGAGTAGCCTGAGCAGATTTATCCACATAAGAAGAGGAAACTATAAACTCTTGAAATTTCCTACGACACATATTAGAAGTAGCAATAAGTGCAAGAATAGCCTACAGTGGATCAAGGGTAGAAACCAGAAACAAGGTTTCCTGCTCCTCATTTTGATAATATGTAACACCAACCGATTGATTTGTGTCCTAATAGCATGTTACATGACATGCATTACAGAATAAAACTGGCCACGAGAAGCAAAATCCCACACTATCATCCATTTGAAGATGAAAAGTAAATCAATGGGTGCAGATACCTAGTCGTTTAAAAATCATTCATGAAAgaaattaattcaaaatatggaTTAACGAAGTGACATAGGGAACCTTATCTCTGCATTTAGCTCAAGCATTCTTGCAATAAAACCATCCCTGTCAAAAGAAGAGGTACATGTTCAACAGTAAATCAAGTAATTATATAGGTAATATAATTGTAATGAAACAGCTCTTATACATGGTACTAtaagatagaaaaaaatatgTAAGTAAACCTTTGCAAGGATGTGCTTCTGAGTAAACAATAGTATGGGACTATAGACTTTTAATTTCGTAATGAAAACACATAACTAAAATATATACATATCGTACCGCAGGGAGTTCTCTTCACTCTTCACGCCATTGAAGCAATAGCACAATTCATAACACCAGATTTAATCAACACATGGAGCAGGAAATATCAGGCGATGTATGAACTGCATATGAAATGAACTAACGTTGGCACACAAgcaaaaaagtaaaatacacCTTGAGTTCTGCCAATTTTCCACCAAGTGCTGATACATCAGAGTTAATGAGAGCATTCCTGGCCTGAAACAGATTGCAACAATTATAATTAGGTCAGATAAAAAATCATAGATCATCGTGGCTGCAGAAATGAGTTCCAGCATTTTCCAGTCTAGCAGTCAGATTGAGGGAGAAACATGAGAACTATATTGAAGATACAAAAATATTCATCTACAATGACATCTCCACCCAAATATGACAATAACATACCTAAAGACTGGGGAAAAACATAGTATAAAATCACTAAAAAAAATGCGATAATCTATACCTCTAACGCTTGAAGCGAAGCCTCGTTCATGGATAATTCTACTTCATGGCCTTTGAGCTCTCGATCCGTGTTCTCTCTGTCACGCTTCGCCTCTACAAGCTCCGCGTTTGCTGCATCCAGCTCAGATCTTAGTTCTTCGATTCGTTTCTTCTGATTCACAATTCTTCGCTCTGGAAAATTGTACACCAAAATCGTGAGAAAATAAGCAAAACGAGAATAGTAAAAGGCAAACAAATGTAAACGCAGGAAGTGAAATCCTTCGAGTTCTACCTCCTTGAGATTTTTCTGAGGTGAAATCGCGAATCAAAGTTAGGAGAGGCTTCTGTGAATCGCTTCCCGCCATGAAGTTCTCGACAGCCTTCAGAAATTTTCGAACGGTCTAACAGAAAGGGGTCAAATAGTTTCGCTATTTATAGACCAAATTCACAAAGAGTGACGCTACTTCTTCCCGCGCCAATAAGTGTGTGCGCCTGATGAGAgtaataaacaaacaaaaagagaGAATTGATTAAAATACTTTATTAGTAGCTTTGTTAATTAGTTTATGCCAATCGAGAA
Encoded proteins:
- the LOC121789461 gene encoding uncharacterized protein LOC121789461 isoform X1 yields the protein MAGSDSQKPLLTLIRDFTSEKSQGERRIVNQKKRIEELRSELDAANAELVEAKRDRENTDRELKGHEVELSMNEASLQALEARNALINSDVSALGGKLAELKSEENSLRDGFIARMLELNAEIRKFQEFIVSSSYVDKSAQATPTGEAGPLITHKQDGEQARLALKNELAQMVLHSDQEEQQYKAEKEMCSMLQEELSNLKRKAMLLESVIKESMELQELSKYPLSFVCCLLTWLVITESENGTRPCGLYPALIKAF
- the LOC121789461 gene encoding uncharacterized protein LOC121789461 isoform X3, which produces MAGSDSQKPLLTLIRDFTSEKSQGERRIVNQKKRIEELRSELDAANAELVEAKRDRENTDRELKGHEVELSMNEASLQALEARNALINSDVSALGGKLAELKSEENSLRDGFIARMLELNAEIRKFQEFIVSSSYVDKSAQATPTGGPLITHKQDGEQARLALKNELAQMVLHSDQEEQQYKAEKEMCSMLQEELSNLKRKAMLLESVIKESMELQELSKYPLSFVCCLLTWLVITESENGTRPCGLYPALIKAF
- the LOC121789461 gene encoding uncharacterized protein LOC121789461 isoform X2, which gives rise to MAGSDSQKPLLTLIRDFTSEKSQGERRIVNQKKRIEELRSELDAANAELVEAKRDRENTDRELKGHEVELSMNEASLQALEARNALINSDVSALGGKLAELKSEENSLRDGFIARMLELNAEIRKFQEFIVSSSYVDKSAQATPTGAGPLITHKQDGEQARLALKNELAQMVLHSDQEEQQYKAEKEMCSMLQEELSNLKRKAMLLESVIKESMELQELSKYPLSFVCCLLTWLVITESENGTRPCGLYPALIKAF